In Akkermansia muciniphila ATCC BAA-835, the genomic stretch GGAAAATTCACGGTCTCCGTGTTCGTCAATCTGAACGAAAGCCAACGTCGTATTGACTTCCCGGGATGCGACGAGACCTGAATCTCCAATGCCTTCTTCCTGAAGCGTGCGGCGAAGCATTTTCCCGAACATGTCGTGGCCCACTTTGCCAATGAAGGAGGTTTTGCGCCCGAGCCTGGACAGCATGGACAGGACGTTGCAGGGAGCTCCGCCCGGATTGGCCTGATAAACGGGCAGTTCCCGGTCATTTATTCCGCAGGGAGTGAAGTCTATCAGCAATTCTCCGAGAGCTACGACGTCATACATGCTTTTGCAAATGTTGAAAGTGAACCTTCCGGCGAAATATAAACCGGGAGAGATAAAGAAGCATAGAACGCGACGGCCTTGCGGGAAAAGGAAAAAGAGATTCATTCCAGTCATGGCGGAAAAGGAATTTCCCCTTTTATCCCGCCCTGCAGAAGCCTCGGAGGTTGAAGGAATGCCCAGATGTGAACAAGTATGGCATATATCCCTAACGCCCTCCACTCAGGAAATGCCCATCAAGATGAGACGGCAAAAACAGTCCTGCGCGAGGCACGCGCGGAACGCAGGAGAGAGTGTCCCCAACGGGGCAAATGCCCCCTTACGGGCATTTATGGGCGCGACTTCTTCTGCTCCCTCCCATTCCTCCGCAACAAACACGCATTTTCAAGGCATTTCAAGCTTCTTTAAGAGAATTCAACCCTTTTCAAGCATGTGTGATGGTCACAATATTCCGCATTTTTCTTCATGATTCCCTTCCCATCCTGTAATATGCGCCCATGCAAGAAAAAAGCAGCGGCTTTCAATGGCCCGCACAGTGGACCCCCGATATTCTCGCCACGTTGATGTTCGTGGTGCAGAAAGGAAGGATTCTCCTGATACGCAAAAAGAGGGGAATCGGCGCGGGCAAGGTGAACGGCCCCGGCGGAAAGTTTGAACCGGGGGAAACGGCCCTGCAATGCGTTTTGCGGGAAGTTCGGGAAGAGCTTCACATTGATATTGAGGATGCCCGGGAAATGGGCGTGCTGAATTTTTCCTTTGCCTGCGGCACCATTCCGGAAATCCGCTGCCACGTGTTTATGGCGACGTCTTTTACAGGCACCCCCACGGAAACCCCCGAGGCGGAGCCCTTCTGGTGTCCGGTGGACGGGATTCCCTATGACCTCATGTGGCAGGATGACCGGTTCTGGCTGCCCGCCATGCTGGACGGGAAACGGTTTGAGGCGTTTTTCACGTTTGAGGGGGACCGAATGCTGGAATTTTCCCTGAAAGCAGAGGATTAAATCGCCAAGAAACCCCAGGTTGCGGCCTCCTCCCTTTAAGCCGGATGGGGAACGCTGAACTTTTTTTATTCCGCCCTTCCCCCCGGAAGCAGCAGATTCAGAAGGAGGGGGAAACAGCACTGCCCGGCGCTCCAGAAAAGATTCCCTGAAATTCACCTGAAGGTGGGGGGCAAAGAGGGGGCATTTGCCCTTGAAGACCATTCTGAACAGCAGCTAACGTTGAAGAACCGGCTTCCGAAAAAAATGGACCTTCCCCCTTGTACCGGGATACATCGTATTCATCCCCTTACCTCCAGGTATCCTGAAACGGATCATAGGAATTGCTCCGGACGCCTGCATCGCAGAGGTTTCCCCATGGCGTCCAGAAAAAGGAAAGTTCTCCCTGCCGGAAACCGGTTCCGGCTTGAGGTTCATGCGAAGGGCTGGAATTCAGCCAAATCCGCGGCTCCGTAAGAAAACGGGGGGATGGTTGCATAACCGGAACCGGTAATGGAGGTTCAAGGGAGCAAATCAGCTCCGGCCTTTATTTTTTCCAAGCGCATCCGAATATCCCCTGGTGCATCAAATCCCTTTTCCGTAAACGGGAGGGGGCTTTTCTTTTTGCCCGGTATCCGGGAAATGCTGATTTTTCCGATGTTTTGCCTTCTTTTTCAGGTAATGCGCGGATGCCTACGCCCTTGCCGCTTTTTTACTTTGCACGGGGAAAGGACGGCTCCCGCCTCCGGGCATCAGGCCGTATTCTTTAAGCTTTTCCTCCCGCTTCCGTTGTGATAATGATGCGGGAGCAACCGTGTGATCCTTGATCGTTCACTTGCTGACTATTTCAATTCATATTCCATTATTCAACATGTATACCCCCGAATTCAAAAACATCCTCACTTCCACCCTGGACGGACTGCGTGCGGAAGGACTTTACAAGGAAGAACGCTTTATCGCCTCCCAGCAGTACTCCCAGGTGACGCTGAAGGACGGACGCTCCGTCATCAACATGTGCGCCAATAATTATCTGGGCCTTGCTAATAATCCGGAAGTGATGGAAGCCGCCAAGAAAGCCATCGACCAGTGGGGTTTCGGCATGGCGTCCGTGCGTTTTATCTGCGGCACGCAGACCCTTCACCGTCAATTGGAAGAACGTCTTACCCAATTTCTCGGCACGGAAGACACGATTCTGTTTCCCTCCTGCTTTGACGCCAACGGCGGGCTGTTTGAAGGCCTCCTGACTGCAGACGACGCTATTATTTCCGATTCCCTGAACCACGCTTCCATTATTGACGGCGTGCGCCTCTGCAAAGCCAAGCGCTTCCGTTATGCCAACAACGACATGGCAGACCTGGAAGCCAAGCTCCAGGAAGCGGACGCCGCCGGAGCGCGCGTGAAGTTGATTTCCACGGACGGCGTCTTTTCCATGGACGGCATCATTGCTCAGCTGGACAAGATTCACGAGCTGGCAGCCAAGTACAATGCCATTGTCCACTTTGACGACTGCCACGCCACGGGCTTCCTGGGCGAAAAGGGCCGCGGCACGCATGAATACCGCGGCCTGTTCGGCCATATAGACATCACCACCGGCACCCTGGGCAAGGCACTGGGAGGCGCTTCCGGCGGCTACGTCTCCGGCCCGAAAGAAGTAGTGGATGTCCTGCGCCAGAAGGCGCGCCCGTACCTGTTCTCCAACAGCGTGGCCCCGGCTATCGTAGCCGCTTCCATCAAAGTACTGGACCTGTTGGAACAGTCCACGGAAGCGCGCGACCGCGTAGAAGCCAATACCAAGTATTTCCGTGACGCGATGACGGGAGCCGGATTCACCATCGGCGGCAAGGACCACCCCATTTCCCCGGTCATGCTGGGGGATGCCGTCCTGTCCCAGAAATTCTCCGCCCAGCTTCTGGACGAAGGAGTGTACGCCGTCGGCTTCTTCTATCCCGTCGTTCCCAAGGGACAGGCCCGCATCCGCACGCAGATTTCCGCAGCCCATACCCGCGAACAGCTGGACAAGGCGATTGAGGCCTTCTGCAAGGTAGGTAAAAACCTGGGCGTTATTTCCTGATTCCCGCGCTTTCCATGGCTTCGGACGCATCACCCATGCCCGGCGGCAACCTGCCGACGCTGCCCGTCAAGCGGGTGGTGCGTCCCACTCCCTCCATTCCGGACCATGAAGTTGTACGCCAGATAGGGAGCGGCGCGTACGGAGAAGTATGGCTGGCAAAATCCCTGACCGGGGCGTGGCGCGCCGTCAAAATCGTATGGAGGGAGGATTTTGAAGACGAGCGCTCTTTCAACCGGGAATTTGAGGGCATTCTCCAGTATGAACCCATCGCCCGCAACCATCCGGGGCTGGT encodes the following:
- a CDS encoding 8-oxo-dGTP diphosphatase translates to MQEKSSGFQWPAQWTPDILATLMFVVQKGRILLIRKKRGIGAGKVNGPGGKFEPGETALQCVLREVREELHIDIEDAREMGVLNFSFACGTIPEIRCHVFMATSFTGTPTETPEAEPFWCPVDGIPYDLMWQDDRFWLPAMLDGKRFEAFFTFEGDRMLEFSLKAED
- the kbl gene encoding glycine C-acetyltransferase, with product MYTPEFKNILTSTLDGLRAEGLYKEERFIASQQYSQVTLKDGRSVINMCANNYLGLANNPEVMEAAKKAIDQWGFGMASVRFICGTQTLHRQLEERLTQFLGTEDTILFPSCFDANGGLFEGLLTADDAIISDSLNHASIIDGVRLCKAKRFRYANNDMADLEAKLQEADAAGARVKLISTDGVFSMDGIIAQLDKIHELAAKYNAIVHFDDCHATGFLGEKGRGTHEYRGLFGHIDITTGTLGKALGGASGGYVSGPKEVVDVLRQKARPYLFSNSVAPAIVAASIKVLDLLEQSTEARDRVEANTKYFRDAMTGAGFTIGGKDHPISPVMLGDAVLSQKFSAQLLDEGVYAVGFFYPVVPKGQARIRTQISAAHTREQLDKAIEAFCKVGKNLGVIS